One region of Rana temporaria chromosome 9, aRanTem1.1, whole genome shotgun sequence genomic DNA includes:
- the LOC120914348 gene encoding uncharacterized protein LOC120914348 isoform X1 — protein MSLNPYLFPRIKEEDDDMDSSYTDNSGQGDLIYNPDTLLWIKRVDEAEMTTDDDSEAKEHQVDVLSSREGYLKTGSTSSISDKEVRRRPRFSASEEFVLVTELLEHYDRLFGERARITPFAQKVLIWQKVLNNVNSVGVVQRGIEEAKKHWHLYRHRLMEKLASVRKHGSGPGHPLFMQLTPLESKVANLFKLEYMLRSPQHVLQSQGSIDKAGEKGVVCVQNGSGTGDPGVGSYGQGDYSYTKAPRNIKFSFDENCALVHEAVGVWDSIIGKDAATTSQARKNFLWSRIVEAVNAAGTQPRSPENCKKRLRDIKRRVKAKMVDQRKYFQRNSSGAPGLELQYLSYEEELMHVIGPDTVRPIDGHVDTDREPRIINYPQPALMGFFSPATIMQKKEGRSEPEDTCDGEDFWNHSSFDMAEEEEEEDDKEMVVKTEPIDYSADAVPPPAQPFPVVVQPVPVTTQLPFPSQLPVLPQHQPVATKSIVDTANPSFVPAKHPQVLTKPPPIATKPVSLPNKPLSFPVKPPPVPHQPPPAANATGNQSNMANAGAFNKVLGSFHSVQHNYHRSQRHQMHVIHMDLLHLGVGLQQLTKNVKVNNHVRSTARSRELRLKQKDMEDQRQYRMEKLCLLRKHQEEKQKLLQNHFERKEKLMRENNQLLKSILQQLSDSSGSLPEGSSQAASQEGTPLSTTMQPVYDREPSPSQTSVRHLPNKSGRTRGGKGRGGT, from the exons ATGTCACTGAATCCGTACCTCTTCCCAAGAATTAAAGAAGAAGACGACGACATGGATTCCTCTTATACGGACAACTCTGGTCAAG GTGATTTGATATATAATCCGGATACTTTGCTTTGGATTAAGCGGGTTGATGAAGCTGAAATGACAACTGATGATGACTCCGAAGCAAAGG AGCATCAGGTTGATGTGCTATCCAGCAGAGAGGGATACCTGAAAACGGGATCTACAAGTAGTATCTCTGATAAGGAAGTGAGACGACGCCCTCGATTTTCAGCCTCCGAAGAATTTGTTCTGGTGACTGAACTGTTAGAACATTACGACAGACTTTTCGGGGAAAGAGCCAGAATTACCCCATTTGCACAGAAAGTTCTCATTTGGCAGAAGGTCCTCAATAACGTGAATTCTGTCGGCGTGGTGCAGAGAGGCATAGAGGAGGCCAAGAAACACTGGCACCTTTACAGGCATAGACTAATGGAGAAACTAGCTTCAGTCCGAAAGCACGGTTCCGGGCCCGGCCACCCGTTATTTATGCAGTTGACACCCTTGGAAAGCAAGGTGGCCAACCTGTTCAAACTGGAGTACATGCTCAGGAGTCCACAACATGTCCTTCAGAGCCAAGGCAGCATAGACAAGGCAGGAGAAAAGGGCGTTGTGTGCGTTCAAAACGGGAGCGGCACCGGTGACCCTGGCGTTGGTAGTTATGGGCAGGGTGATTACTCTTATACCAAAGCTCCCCGTAACATCAAATTTTCCTTTGACGAAAACTGTGCTTTGGTGCATGAAGCTGTCGGCGTGTGGGACAGTATTATTGGCAAGGATGCAGCCACTACCTCTCAAGCCCGTAAGAACTTTCTGTGGTCCAGGATTGTAGAGGCGGTCAATGCAGCTGGAACCCAGCCTCGGAGTCCAGAAAACTGCAAGAAGAGACTAAGAGATATTAAAAGACGTGTAAAGGCAAAGATGGTCGACCAGCGCAAGTATTTTCAGCGTAACAGCAGCGGGGCTCCTGGCTTGGAGTTACAATACCTGTCCTATGAGGAAGAATTGATGCACGTGATTGGCCCAGATACTGTTCGACCAATAGATGGCCATGTAGACACAGATCGAGAACCAC gTATCATTAATTATCCCCAACCAGCGCTTATGGGGTTCTTCTCTCCTGCCACCATTATGCAGAAAAAAGAAG GCAGATCTGAGCCTGAAGACACCTGTGACGGTGAAGACTTCTGGAACCATTCATCGT TTGATAtggcagaagaagaagaggaggaagatgatAAAGAGATGGTGGTAAAGACAGAACCTATCGATTACAGTGCCGATGCAGTTCCACCTCCTGCACAACCATTTCCTGTTGTTGTCCAGCCCGTTCCCGTTACTACCCAGCTTCCTTTTCCTTCTcagcttcctgttcttcctcaacATCAACCAGTTGCTACCAAGTCCATTGTCGATACAGCCAATCCTTCTTTCGTTCCCGCTAAGCATCCACAAGTCCTTACCAAGCCTCCTCCCATTGCTACGAAGCCAGTCTCGCTTCCTAACAAGCCGCTTTCCTTTCCCGTCAAACCTCCGCCCGTTCCCCACCAGCCTCCCCCCGCAGCTAACGCTACGGGGAATCAGTCCAACATGGCCAACGCCGGAGCTTTTAATAAGGTTTTGGGGTCATTTCATTCAGTCCAACATAACTATCACCGATCCCAAAGGCACCAGATGCACGTAATCCACATGGACCTCTTACACCTCGGTGTGGGTCTCCAACAACTGACTAAAAACGTCAAAGTCAACAACCATGTGCGATCGACCGCAAGGTCCAGAGAACTTAGGCTGAAACAAAAAGAcatggaggaccagagacagtacAGAATGGAAAAGTTATGTTTGCTGCGAAAAcatcaggaggagaagcagaagtTGTTACAGAACCACTTTGAAAGGAAGGAGAAACTCATGCGGGAAAACAACCAGCTTCTAAAAAGTATTTTACAGCAGTTGTCCGATTCATCGGGGTCATTGCCGGAAGGTTCTTCACAAGCTGCATCTCAAGAGGGTACACCGTTGTCAACCACAATGCAGCCAGTGTATGATCGTGAGCCTTCACCTTCTCAGACCTCGGTCCGGCATTTGCCAAATAAAAGTGGCAGGACAAGAGGTGGTAAAGGGAGAGGAGGAACGTAG
- the LOC120914348 gene encoding uncharacterized protein LOC120914348 isoform X2, whose protein sequence is MSLNPYLFPRIKEEDDDMDSSYTDNSGQGDLIYNPDTLLWIKRVDEAEMTTDDDSEAKEHQVDVLSSREGYLKTGSTSSISDKEVRRRPRFSASEEFVLVTELLEHYDRLFGERARITPFAQKVLIWQKVLNNVNSVGVVQRGIEEAKKHWHLYRHRLMEKLASVRKHGSGPGHPLFMQLTPLESKVANLFKLEYMLRSPQHVLQSQGSIDKAGEKGVVCVQNGSGTGDPGVGSYGQGDYSYTKAPRNIKFSFDENCALVHEAVGVWDSIIGKDAATTSQARKNFLWSRIVEAVNAAGTQPRSPENCKKRLRDIKRRVKAKMVDQRKYFQRNSSGAPGLELQYLSYEEELMHVIGPDTVRPIDGHVDTDREPRRSEPEDTCDGEDFWNHSSFDMAEEEEEEDDKEMVVKTEPIDYSADAVPPPAQPFPVVVQPVPVTTQLPFPSQLPVLPQHQPVATKSIVDTANPSFVPAKHPQVLTKPPPIATKPVSLPNKPLSFPVKPPPVPHQPPPAANATGNQSNMANAGAFNKVLGSFHSVQHNYHRSQRHQMHVIHMDLLHLGVGLQQLTKNVKVNNHVRSTARSRELRLKQKDMEDQRQYRMEKLCLLRKHQEEKQKLLQNHFERKEKLMRENNQLLKSILQQLSDSSGSLPEGSSQAASQEGTPLSTTMQPVYDREPSPSQTSVRHLPNKSGRTRGGKGRGGT, encoded by the exons ATGTCACTGAATCCGTACCTCTTCCCAAGAATTAAAGAAGAAGACGACGACATGGATTCCTCTTATACGGACAACTCTGGTCAAG GTGATTTGATATATAATCCGGATACTTTGCTTTGGATTAAGCGGGTTGATGAAGCTGAAATGACAACTGATGATGACTCCGAAGCAAAGG AGCATCAGGTTGATGTGCTATCCAGCAGAGAGGGATACCTGAAAACGGGATCTACAAGTAGTATCTCTGATAAGGAAGTGAGACGACGCCCTCGATTTTCAGCCTCCGAAGAATTTGTTCTGGTGACTGAACTGTTAGAACATTACGACAGACTTTTCGGGGAAAGAGCCAGAATTACCCCATTTGCACAGAAAGTTCTCATTTGGCAGAAGGTCCTCAATAACGTGAATTCTGTCGGCGTGGTGCAGAGAGGCATAGAGGAGGCCAAGAAACACTGGCACCTTTACAGGCATAGACTAATGGAGAAACTAGCTTCAGTCCGAAAGCACGGTTCCGGGCCCGGCCACCCGTTATTTATGCAGTTGACACCCTTGGAAAGCAAGGTGGCCAACCTGTTCAAACTGGAGTACATGCTCAGGAGTCCACAACATGTCCTTCAGAGCCAAGGCAGCATAGACAAGGCAGGAGAAAAGGGCGTTGTGTGCGTTCAAAACGGGAGCGGCACCGGTGACCCTGGCGTTGGTAGTTATGGGCAGGGTGATTACTCTTATACCAAAGCTCCCCGTAACATCAAATTTTCCTTTGACGAAAACTGTGCTTTGGTGCATGAAGCTGTCGGCGTGTGGGACAGTATTATTGGCAAGGATGCAGCCACTACCTCTCAAGCCCGTAAGAACTTTCTGTGGTCCAGGATTGTAGAGGCGGTCAATGCAGCTGGAACCCAGCCTCGGAGTCCAGAAAACTGCAAGAAGAGACTAAGAGATATTAAAAGACGTGTAAAGGCAAAGATGGTCGACCAGCGCAAGTATTTTCAGCGTAACAGCAGCGGGGCTCCTGGCTTGGAGTTACAATACCTGTCCTATGAGGAAGAATTGATGCACGTGATTGGCCCAGATACTGTTCGACCAATAGATGGCCATGTAGACACAGATCGAGAACCAC GCAGATCTGAGCCTGAAGACACCTGTGACGGTGAAGACTTCTGGAACCATTCATCGT TTGATAtggcagaagaagaagaggaggaagatgatAAAGAGATGGTGGTAAAGACAGAACCTATCGATTACAGTGCCGATGCAGTTCCACCTCCTGCACAACCATTTCCTGTTGTTGTCCAGCCCGTTCCCGTTACTACCCAGCTTCCTTTTCCTTCTcagcttcctgttcttcctcaacATCAACCAGTTGCTACCAAGTCCATTGTCGATACAGCCAATCCTTCTTTCGTTCCCGCTAAGCATCCACAAGTCCTTACCAAGCCTCCTCCCATTGCTACGAAGCCAGTCTCGCTTCCTAACAAGCCGCTTTCCTTTCCCGTCAAACCTCCGCCCGTTCCCCACCAGCCTCCCCCCGCAGCTAACGCTACGGGGAATCAGTCCAACATGGCCAACGCCGGAGCTTTTAATAAGGTTTTGGGGTCATTTCATTCAGTCCAACATAACTATCACCGATCCCAAAGGCACCAGATGCACGTAATCCACATGGACCTCTTACACCTCGGTGTGGGTCTCCAACAACTGACTAAAAACGTCAAAGTCAACAACCATGTGCGATCGACCGCAAGGTCCAGAGAACTTAGGCTGAAACAAAAAGAcatggaggaccagagacagtacAGAATGGAAAAGTTATGTTTGCTGCGAAAAcatcaggaggagaagcagaagtTGTTACAGAACCACTTTGAAAGGAAGGAGAAACTCATGCGGGAAAACAACCAGCTTCTAAAAAGTATTTTACAGCAGTTGTCCGATTCATCGGGGTCATTGCCGGAAGGTTCTTCACAAGCTGCATCTCAAGAGGGTACACCGTTGTCAACCACAATGCAGCCAGTGTATGATCGTGAGCCTTCACCTTCTCAGACCTCGGTCCGGCATTTGCCAAATAAAAGTGGCAGGACAAGAGGTGGTAAAGGGAGAGGAGGAACGTAG